Below is a genomic region from Methanobrevibacter ruminantium.
GAACCTGAGGAACCAGTAGATGAACCTGTGGATGAGCCTGAAGAAGAACCTTCCACTCCTGTAGCAGAAAAAGCTGTTCCTGTAACTCCTGCAGCTGGTAACTCAATTGCTTTAGTAGTTGTTGCTTTATTAAGCTTAGTTTCAACTGTCTCATTCGGACGTAAAAAATAGATTTTTTATTTAGAAGAATTTATTTCTTCTATTTTTATTTTTTTTAAAATTAAATTTTTTATTTTTTAATTCTTTTTGTATTATTTTTAACTATTTTTTAAAGACCATTTTTTTACTATTTCATGTACTTTATATTTTTTATGAAAATTTTGCTAAAAAATTTCATTCAATTTAATTAAATACTCGATTAATTATTTTGTTGATAACATTGTTTTCTATCATTTTAAAATAAGCTATTGTTAATTAAATGATATGTAAGTATTATTTTTAATTTGATGTATATCTCTATCTACATATCTTAATATATGTTCTATAAAAAAAGAAAAAATAGTAATAAATAGAATAAATCAAAATTAGTTTATTCCATTTATTTTAAAAAAATACTAATTGATTAAATTAGACTTAGACTTCAGTTACACTCACTACATCATAATAAAATGCATCTGGCTCTTCGGATAGTTCTTTTGTGAATTTAAGCTCGAATTTGCCATCTTTTGTAGAGTCTATTTTAGAGCCATAACTGTCTAAAAGATCATTTCCCTTATAGAAATTTACCTTGATTTCAATATTCTTATAGTCCTTCCCATTAACAGACTTTATGCTTTGGCTGAATGAATACTCATTCTTGTCTGCATTCCAGCTTGTTGTCGGCTCAATTGAATAATCAAAGAGGTCTGTATACTCTGAACTTTCTGGAATGAAAGTATTGGAAAGTGCTAAAAAGGCCCCAATGGCAACCACTGCAACGATTATTGCAATCATGACTATTGTAATTTTCTTATCCATGCTTAAGCTCCTTAATATTTTTTATATTTTCTCCATAAATTTACTTTTTGATTTTAGCGCTTGTCATCGCATCATCAGATACAAAATAATACTTGTAAATAGGCTCTTTTACTTTGTATTTTCCCCAAACAGCATGATATCCCTTAACATATACCCATTGGGTAAATGATACATGGCCTCCAACCACTTTAGGCCTTAAAATCCAACCGTATTTTTGTCTCCAACCGTATTTCCAAACTATTCTATAACCAACAACCTTCTTCTTCAAACCTTTTCCAGAGATTTTCAAGCATTGGTCCTTGTTTAAGATGGTGATCTGGTTTGAAATCAAGTCATTCTTCAAGTCATTTAGACTATTATTGGCGAGGATGATTGCTTTTTTGGAAAAGTATGAATTGAATTCATCAAGGGTGAAATTAATGTTTCCTTCAGTTGAATCAGCTAAAAATATATGAGTGTCTGTTACCTTGCTTATTACTGTCCAATGCTCACATCCATTGATATTCAAATGAACTATGTTGTTTTCATTAAGGCCCTTGGTATCAACTTCAACTCCATAAGCGCTGAAGCCATAGTATTTTGCAGCATCAATCAAGGATTGCATGCTTGTTCCATTCAAACTTGTATTTGTATGTTTGGACACTTCATTTAAGCTGAGATTAAGCCCATTTCGGTTTAATGCAGTGGCAAGAGATGCAGGTCCACAACTGTAATTGTCATTGGCCATAACAACTCCTGTTGTGTCCTTTTGCTTTTCTTCAACTATTTCATCGATAGTTTCTGTTTCCGTTTGTGCTGTTTCTTCCATTTCATCAGATTCAAGATTATCCATATCTGAATCATTCAATTGATCTAAACTTAAATCATTGTGGATTGTATCCTTAATTTTCATTGAATCGGTATCGCTTGCAGAGATTTGGCCGATTATTAAAAACAATGATACAATGCATATGATTAAAATGCTTCTATTTATTTTCAACATTATTTTTCTCCTATTTTTTTAACTTAGCTTTCGAAAATGGATTAAAAGCAAATCATGATTTAAAGATTAAAATTGTTCAATTATAGTAAACTTATTATAAATCTTTTATTTTTTAAACTATTTGTTATAAATAGTTTATTTTTGATATAAACTGATTTCCTTTTAAAACTAAGTTAATTTTTAATTTAAAATAGGATATATTTA
It encodes:
- a CDS encoding cysteine peptidase family C39 domain-containing protein, encoding MLKINRSILIICIVSLFLIIGQISASDTDSMKIKDTIHNDLSLDQLNDSDMDNLESDEMEETAQTETETIDEIVEEKQKDTTGVVMANDNYSCGPASLATALNRNGLNLSLNEVSKHTNTSLNGTSMQSLIDAAKYYGFSAYGVEVDTKGLNENNIVHLNINGCEHWTVISKVTDTHIFLADSTEGNINFTLDEFNSYFSKKAIILANNSLNDLKNDLISNQITILNKDQCLKISGKGLKKKVVGYRIVWKYGWRQKYGWILRPKVVGGHVSFTQWVYVKGYHAVWGKYKVKEPIYKYYFVSDDAMTSAKIKK